One genomic window of Pseudomonadota bacterium includes the following:
- a CDS encoding TetR family transcriptional regulator translates to MDDFADPPVAQAPEKKLLLAAIQQIEAHGMARVTVRGIAAAAGMNLAAVNYYFRSKNALMQAALATSLEHMRADTERYLHEFATDPQAALKALLLYYFEGSVRYPRVTKAHLHDAFTQDDYRGQFPRVLEPIIVALRDRLAEAVPGLSRVDAAHRVATALSAVFFPALFRPLYGALAVLETERQRQAYFTQVAAQALAPPSD, encoded by the coding sequence ATGGACGACTTCGCGGACCCCCCCGTCGCCCAAGCGCCTGAAAAGAAACTCTTGTTGGCGGCAATTCAGCAGATCGAGGCCCATGGCATGGCCAGGGTCACCGTTCGTGGGATTGCGGCTGCCGCAGGCATGAACCTGGCTGCGGTCAACTACTACTTCCGGAGCAAGAACGCGCTGATGCAGGCGGCGCTGGCTACCAGCCTCGAACACATGCGGGCGGACACGGAGCGGTATCTCCACGAATTCGCGACGGATCCTCAGGCCGCGCTGAAGGCGCTGTTGCTGTACTACTTCGAGGGCAGTGTGCGCTATCCACGCGTCACCAAGGCCCACTTGCACGACGCGTTCACGCAGGATGACTACAGGGGACAGTTCCCTCGCGTGCTCGAACCGATCATCGTGGCGCTGCGAGACCGCTTGGCAGAGGCCGTGCCCGGACTGAGTCGGGTCGATGCGGCACATCGTGTCGCGACCGCACTCAGCGCCGTTTTCTTCCCCGCGCTTTTTCGTCCTTTGTACGGCGCGCTCGCCGTGCTCGAGACAGAGAGGCAAAGGCAGGCGTATTTCACGCAGGTTGCCGCCCAGGCCCTCGCACCGCCATCCGACTGA